A genomic segment from Calditrichota bacterium encodes:
- a CDS encoding ferritin family protein: MIWERIDELEALRIAIQSEIDSYKMYKEAIKHVRDKQGKELLLALAEEEKRHRRELEREYGRISGKRLLYINLPKKRRLFKEITPAATPLEILTIAIEQEKESMEFFEKAAFRTPDAGGKRVFERLAEEERNHMQMLEAEYRIRTKMDSAEVVGVAKA, from the coding sequence ATGATTTGGGAGCGAATTGATGAATTAGAAGCTCTGCGCATAGCAATTCAATCTGAAATTGATTCTTACAAAATGTACAAGGAGGCCATTAAGCACGTTCGGGATAAGCAGGGGAAAGAATTGCTTCTGGCACTTGCAGAAGAGGAAAAACGCCATCGGCGGGAACTGGAGCGTGAATATGGTCGTATCTCCGGAAAACGTCTGCTCTACATTAACCTTCCCAAAAAAAGGCGGCTTTTTAAGGAGATTACCCCGGCGGCCACACCCCTTGAAATTTTAACGATAGCCATCGAACAGGAAAAGGAATCGATGGAGTTTTTTGAAAAGGCCGCCTTTCGGACACCGGATGCCGGGGGAAAGCGCGTGTTTGAACGCCTGGCAGAAGAAGAACGGAATCACATGCAAATGCTGGAAGCAGAATACCGAATTCGCACAAAAATGGACAGTGCGGAAGTGGTTGGCGTGGCAAAAGCCTGA